In Brassica napus cultivar Da-Ae chromosome A3, Da-Ae, whole genome shotgun sequence, the sequence attgtttttaatcttTATCTGTACTGTAGATCATCACTGCGGGTTTTGTATCAATGGCAAGAGCAGACGAGAAAGGAAGAGAGGCTTTGGCCGAGCAGACAAGAGAATTGATTATGAATCTGGAGAAGGAACTTGTCGGAAAAGATTTCTTCGGTGGTAAGAGTGTCgggtttttggatttggtcgccGGAAGTATGATTCCGTTTTGTTTGGAGAGAGGTTGGGAAGGAATTGGGTTGAAAGTGATTACAGAGGAGAAGTTTCCAGAATACAGCAGATGGGTGAAGAACTTGGAGAAGGTTGAGGCTGTGAAAGACTGTATTCCTCCAAGAGAGAAACATGTTGAACACATGAATTATATGGGGGAAAGAATCAGATCCGCTTAGAGGAAAAGTCATATTTGGTTCGGTGTTTCAATGTTTTAAGTTACTGTAATGTTTGAACCTTGTTTATCTGTTGTGTTTCTCAAAAAAGcttgtctttgttttttctttctaataaacaaagttattttatacaaatatgAGTGATTTAAGTTGGCTAAACAACTTTTGGTATTTAGCTGCTCTGTCGGAAGGTGAAACTTGAAAGACTAAAATAGCTTTTGCTCTCTGACTTTAAGGGGGTGATTGTAGGTATAGAAGAAGTTCTAGACAATCAAATCCAATCAAAGCGTTCGTTTCTTTAAAAGTTTTACagccaaaatatttaaaaaaagtttaagtcaagaattttatttttggaacaaaaaatatactttacAAAGTTAAACAACTTTTGGTAAAACAACAAAGTTAAACAACTTTTGGTATATAGCTAAACAACTGTTGGTATTTAGCTGCTCTGTTGGAAGGTGAAACTTGAAAGACTAAAAGAGCTTTTGCTCTCTGACTTTAAGGGGGTGATTGTAGGTATAGAAGTTCTAGACAATCAAATCCAATCAAAGCGTTCGTTTCTTTAAAAGTTCTACagccaaatatttttttaaaaattaagtcaAGAACTTTatttttggaacaaaaaatatactttacAAAGTTACATCAAAAGAATTTACAACAACTAAACTTGCAGATTAAATTTTAcagccaaaaatataaaattaaactgtTGAATGTTTATAATAgacatgctgaaaaaaaaaaaactaacgtgCATTGTTggtgttaaatttattcaacaagttgaaaaaaaaactaggatcaacaacaattttgttgtttttattgattgttgatattcaataaaaacaacaaaattgtTGAAAAAAAACTAGAGTTTCTCCGCAGCTAGACGATCATCAGTGTGCATGGATTctatggtatatctggaaaggaaggaataataaagtttttagtaaccTTGATATGGATCCTAGGGATACAATTAAACTAGCAGAAACAGAGTCCACACTATGGGCTGAAGCGCAAATAGTGAAGGAACAGAGAGGAGGGCCACATGCAGAGGGTTCGGCATTACCGTTAATCCAAGGAAGATGGTGCTACACTGATGGTTCCTGGAAAGTTGATAGTGGTTTCTCCGGCCAGGGGTGGTTTAGtactttagaaggttttgaGGGATTGATGGGGGCAAGGAATGTTAGGGCTAGTCTATCTCCTCtacatgcggagatggaagcattactttgggcaatggagtgtatgaggaacttacgacaatttcaggttacatttgcaacggattgttctcaattggtgaagatggtttcggaaccagaagaatggccagcttttgcaagttatttagaTGATGTTAAAGTCCTGAAAGAAAGTTTTTTCCGATCAGAGATTGTCCATGTGCCAAGAacgcaaaatacaaaggcggatagcctagcacgtAGTGTCAGGAAGCAactgtctttcgtcgttcacatggatagACATCTcccagtttggttcacagagtctgTATGAGTCTGTTTAtgctgatgacaaaaaaaaaattgattgttgatattattagatttatattcaccttaattattttaaataatttatttcacaataatttattttttattgatttatatcattttttatgATCTACAAATAGagattagttttattattttatatgatttagacgcaaacaaacaaaaaatattttatcattagtTTTAGGTATTTTCAATctgattttgtttatatatcataatatttcaactttaaatatatatttaattttataattattatttttaaatttttttatcttttaaattttaatatttagttataaaatcaaactagaaaatatgaactaaaaataaattgataagatattgattttttaaagtataaaataattattgtatatTAAGTAGTatatggaaaagaaaaaaagataatgTGCAATGATGAAAGTGAAAATTAAGGTATTagaaaaaattgaacaaattaCATACATAGTTTATGTGTAAGGTGTAGACAAAATGGATATTTGATGGAGCAATAGAAATTTTGTTTTAGAATTGACCACGATGTCTACGGCGATCGAAGTCAACCGATTAATCTATGAGCTtcagaaatacatatatttatatttcttttgatGGTCAACAGGAATCGAATTATGGATTTACCGTTTTAAGATTATCTGCCATATCCCAATCTCGATTAGATTTAGGAACATTTGAAGATCACCGTTAACTTCAACAAAAAAGTTAACTTCAACAAAGATTATCTGAAGACGGCATTCTTCGGGTCTGCTTTTCGAACGACGGCATCGTCGCACAGTCACTTACATTCGTGCCGTCGGGGGTGCATCTGTCTGGTGTTTTTGGTAGGTCTGTGCTTTGATTCTTCGAGCCGGTCTGTAGTCTGTGTTGGGTTGGGTTTCATAAGCTGCAGGATCCGTAGCTTCTAGGTTTGAGGGCGCCTATTTCTCGACTCGCGGCAACTCTCTCCTGTCTCTGGCCACGACCCTTTCCAGCCTGCTTTGGTCTTTGCATGATCCGCTGCTTAGCTGGTTGCTAATCTAGCTTTCCCGCTACGGTTTCTTGTCAATGTCGTTTTTGTTGTGTTGTAGTTTAATTTTCGCATTCCGCTACTCGTTATCTTTGTAATCGCtgtcaaaaattgaaaatttggtataaaattctaacattttaccaaaaaaaaagaaaaaagaacttcaacaaaaaagtagaaaaaaaaaaagactcaacGAGCTGTAAGTATGTGCTGTCATGCGTAAGGTGTAAACAAGATGATTATTTAATGGAGCTGCATAGATTTTATGGCTAACATTATTTCTGCTGATTCTCAAATCAATATGTAAGCAATGTACTTGTGCATTGACCGAGACATAACGAGGATCGAGATCAACTAACTTATTCGTTGTTCTCAGATTTCCTGGTAGGATCCAAATCGGGTAAAAAATCTAGACGTGCAACTAGGGTCAGGCCTAACTAGGGTGAAAGTCTCGAGTCAGAGCCAGCTCAGCTGTATAATTTATTGGACTTGGCTTAGAGGGTCATTGAGAAATTGAATTTACATACAGTTAGTGAATTTTAAGAATTGATAGATTTTAAAAGTTATGTGGAATATATGTacattgatttataaaatttgatcatAACTTTTTCAGATTGGTATAAATTTTCATGAATTTGTATGAGATTGTGTTTGGTTGGTGGTAGAAGCTTTGACTCCGTGAACTATATTAATACATTTATCccctttataaatataaaattagacTTTTCGGGGTAAACTCGTTTGTGCTATAAATTTTTTGGATTAGGGTCAACTAGGCCTACAACGGCTCCGCATATCATAAAAATTTAGGGTATTTGGATCCGTAAATTTAATATATGGATTTAGATCTGTGGTTTTCGAATATCTTTCAATGTAGTATAATACCCATAGATATttggatccaaatccggatctgTAAAAATAagctaaaaattatttttagaaaatactaaaattctaaaaaataatacataaattaaatatttatataattaaatatgtataatattagaaaaaattaaatataatattataagactaatttatgtataaatattaatattttttaaaaaaatttaatattttttaaaaaaatacagatTTGGTTCCAAATATTTggacttaaaaattaagatactCGGATCTGAATTTGGTTTTGACAAGTCCAATATTATACTATATGGATTTGGATCTGGACATCTCGGATATCCTATTTTCAAAGCATAACCAAATCGGATCCCGGATAATAAGTCCCAGGCCTAGGGTCAACttcaaattttacattttagtttagtaatataattattacaaTCACACACATTCTTGATATTTACATGTTGTTTCAATATTGTTTGATATAAACACTAGCAAAGCAAAAGTAAAAGATATgaatgtatattatttttaattattacaaagtcATTTtccaaattcaaaaaatatgtattCTTTTTAcatatagaatatatattttcattaaaatccATGGGATGAAATGTGTAAATGCATAACATAATTTGtttctcttatatatatatgattatttaagTTCCGttgaatttgatttgattttaatattattttgaagcACACTTTTTATAGGAAAGAAGACTCAAGTAGGTTCaaccaaaattaattagttaattttatttgtgGTCTCTAGCCTAAAGaaattttgagtttaattttgattaaaatttggctttacatttttttgatcaaaaaaatttggCTTTACAATTTTCCAAATTTCAGTGTGTGTGTTTTGCCAAATTGCAACATGTGTTCATTAGCTATCCAAAATGTTTTCGTCAATTTTATAAAACCtcaatatatatgttaacttatACCACATATTCCCCAACTCTGTTTTGTGCACCATTTGAAATGCCACATCTTCAAAGATTGTCAATTCATATACTTAATGAAACAACTTCTAAACTAGTCTTTCTACAAAAACTATTATATGATTCAATGCAAAACGAATACTGACTAGCAGCAGACAACAATTCAACAAAGTTAACACCATTACATTACATTCAGTTCACAACATCACCAAACACGTATCATCACAAATGTGACTCGACGTGTGCAACCACACCCCCAATCAGTGAGATTAATGCACCGGTCGATGCTCTACTGTGATTACCCGCATACGTCCCTTTTGGCTCAACCAGCCAATCCGTCCACAGTCTCCCCAGTCAATTATACACCTAAACGGGCCATCACATCTCCACACCCTCCGGACCCTTACGAATCACAATCATCACATAGTCTCATGTAGTCATGTTAAACAACCATAATTTTCATTAAACGGTTCACTTCGTCCAATTCTTATCCCAAAGTAATATCATCAATTAATCCATCACATTAACACAAAACATTCTGTTTTAATTCTTTAACAATGCAGACGCTTTTATGCATAATACAAACCGTGTGGTGTAGCTATTTAGTCAATGCATGTGTGTTCACTGACATCACATCATAACTTTCTTTTTCAACTCTGGTTCTGTGTATTTTCCTATGGGGATGTTTATGGTTCATCAGAATCTTGGGGATAAAAGCTTAGATATTAAGCCCAATATAACGTATAGAAGGCCCATTAGGTCGATTTTAAAAACACAAATCAGTTCTGGTTAGGTAATAACGAAGAGTGATAATAAGAAGTTAAATAAAAATGGACCAATCAAACTGAATCATCTGACAGCGCCGGTCGTCTCTTCTTGTCTCCTCTCTTTCTGGCGGCTCGAACGCCAAAGGCAAAGGAGCTTAATCTCCGTGCGTTACCATACCTTTACAGAGCCTCTCCTCTCCTCAGTAATCGGAGATGGCGGATAAGCAGGCGCAGGAGCAGGAGCAGAAGCAGAAGCCAGCAATGGAACCGGCGGTTCTTGACGATATCATCCGCCGTTTGGTTGAGTTTCGGAACACGAGGCCTGGATCCGGGAAGCAAGTTCACCTCAGCGAAGGTGAAATCCGTCAGCTCTGTGCTGTCTCCAAAGAAATCTTTCTTCAACAACCTAATCTCCTCGAACTCGAAGCTCCCATCAAGATCTGCGGTCAGATTCTTTCTCCCTCTGCTCAAATagtgtttttttcttgaaaaagagAATCTGTAAGTAGGTAACAGTTGGTCTGGTAGTAATTAGTTTGTCGGTtcgagcataaatgtttttttagacCTTTTGAGTggctcaaaaaaaaattgatattttgaGTTAATAACCTATTAAATCAAGTGAATGGGTGGTAAAAGGTGGAATCTTTATACTACAAGTCTTAAATATGATTAAGAGTTTGGAGAGGTTCTTATGAATTTCAGATTCGTTTATAATAGTAGTACTAATAAGTTATGGGTTTATTAGAAGTCTTTTATAGTGCAAGACTTGAGTACTGTTAAGTGTTTTGACATGTTCTTGAGGTTTGATTCTTTAATATGATGACTCATTAAGTTATGGTTTGATTGATTGGTTctcatgaaacatttcctgcaAATTTTTTGACCAAGTTCAATGCTGTTCATTCACCAATCTTGTATGGAGGTTGAATTGTTAGTCTACATCATTTAAATCTTCTTAGCCTTATGGGTTTTGGTTGCTCCTTGATATGCCATGTTTTCTTCTGGTTGTTTCTTAGATTTAATGGTTCgttttttcttagtttttttctttctctcgtTTTATACTTTCACAGGTGATATTCATGGGCAGTATTCAGATCTATTGAGGCTATTTGAGTATGGAGGCTTCCCTCCAGAAGCCAATTATTTGTTCTTAGGTGATTACGTCGACCGTGGCAAGCAAAGCTTGGAAACAATATGCCTTCTCTTAGCTTACAAAATCAAGTACCCTGAGAACTTCTTCTTGCTTAGAGGGAACCATGAATCTGCTTCCATCAATCGTATCTACGGGTTCTATGACGAGTGCAAACGCAGGTTCAACGTCAGGCTCTGGAAGATATTCACCGATTGCTTTAACTGTCTTCCTGTGGCCGCTTTGATCGATGACAGGATACTATGTATGCATGGTGGGATCTCCCCAGAGTTGACGAGCTTGGACCAGATCAGGAACATTTCACGCCCGATGGATATCCCTGAATCAGGTTTGGTGTGTGATTTGCTTTGGTCGGATCCTAGTGGAGACGTCAAAGGATGGGGAGTGAATGATCGTGGTGTTTCATACACTTTTGGAGCTGACACTGTTGCAGAGTTCTTGCAAAAAAATGACATGGACCTTATCTGCCGTGCCCACCAggtttattcttttatttttaactcaAGTTTGTTTAGAAAAACTATCTGAGTGTTTTATAACTCTTGTGTATTTTAGGTTGTTGAAGATGGGTATGAGTTCTTTGCAGACAGACAGCTTGTTACTGTGTTTTCAGCTCCCAACTATTGTGGAGAGTTTGACAATGCTGGCGCAATGATGAGCATTGATGAGAGCTTAATGTGCTCGTTCCAAATACTTAAGCCGTCGGATAAGAGATCATCACCATTTCTATAGCAGCAATCATCTAGTCACCTCCATGCTTCATATTAACAATACTccaaaaggtaaaaaaaacttttgttctTGTTATAGTTGACACCACATGTGTGTTAGTATAAGACTTGTCTCTACATTTCTTGCTTTAAGGTGGTCTAGATAGTTCATCACCACATGTGTATTATCACATCATCAAGGACAAAGAGTTTTATATGCATGCGGAGTGTTTTCTTTGTGGCTCAGCTTTTGATTATCTTTTTTGGTATTTGACAATTTGGTGCAGCTGTGTACACTAGAAAGAGAGGATCTAGTGGCAGAAACAACTCAACTGTTACCTTGGTGGTTCTCCTGATGATAGAACATTTAAGCAAAAACACAGAGACGGTCTCCAACAGAGTAAAGAACTCAGGTCTCTGCTGTAATTTTAGCTTCTATCTCCATGTTTGTCTAAAACGTGTATGTTTTGTCTTCTTTCTGAATAATCTTATTAGATTCTCTCATTTGTACcctcttatttatttatgaagCGCCAAGGCCAAAACTTTTCTAGAGTCCTAGTTGTCTTCACCACAGCTCGCAGATTCTTATGGGATTACaataacattaaattaaatCCGTTTTTGACTATTAAAACTAATCTGGTGGTGTGAATTGTCAAATGCAAGAACATAAGGTgcttaaaggaaaaaaatatgtgTAATTGAGGATTAACAGTGAAAATTAATGTGTGCACGTGTGATTGAGAGAAAGTTGGAACcagaaacaacaacaaacacacaTTATTTATGACTTAAGCCAAGCCGCCTAATCACATGATTACTAAGTTCTTTGTGACTGTAACTCGTCCTGATAGATCAGAGTACTTCTTCCTTCAACGTCTCCTTAACttccttttcttctctcttttctgAGTTCTTTGTTGCTGTGATGCGTGCTGATCAATCAGTATTTCTTCCTTGATTATTGAGTGACCTGACTGTCAATGAATGAGAAGTGTGTcaatatttatacattttgccATCATTTTGTGGAACTGATCACATTTTCTCTTTCTGATCTGTATTATATTTGGTTATCTCTTGCTTTGTCACTCATCTTTGTCTCTTAGATTGGATGTTACACATTTTACTGACGTTCAACTGGCTTGCATCGGCAGTTTTATCCGCATATGATGTATGAAATCATCTTTGGTGATTACTCTTGCAGGAAAGTGGTGTCTGCGAAAACCTTTTTCTACTTCATTATTGGAGATTTTGTATTCTATTGGGGCCACACGATCTTACCTACAAAATGGCTGTACAATGCATCATGAGATTCTGTTTCTTGGTTTTGCTACCATCATTGGTTTATTTGTGTTGCTTCAGGATATTTGGTACCGACAAGGGTTACAGAAAACTCAAGGCCCTTAAAGAAACCTGACAATTAATAAGCAAAATGTGAGACTTGGTTTATTCAAGAGAGATGTCTCACTCTCAAAAACTCTCATTTTCTTCTGTTTTGCCTCGCATAAACACTTAGAATTTTATTCATAAGAACATCATTATTTGCAGCACTTTGGCTTGCACAGTTAAATCTGCTGGTCTGATCATCTTAGCCAACTGATGTTTGAATCTAGCTTACCGGTTGTCtcaatttttttgtcacaacTACTGCTCGTAATTGCCTTTAGCACATAGGATCCAATCGCATGTCTTTGCCTTGCGGCACAAACAAAGCACCTCCTATAAACTATCAACAACCCTTTGTATTATACTATTAAACTCCACATCATTCCGCTAAAATCTGAAACatatattgaatatttgaatgTAAACACGAGCAACAGAGGAGAATCATATATGTAAAAATGGGGTGAGAACCATCAACCTAAATGGTCTCAAATTCATAAGGTATTGAAAACATTATCCAACAATTTGgaaattatacatatatgtatttaaGGGAATGAGAAGCCGTTGATAGTGAAACCTCCATCAACGCAAATGGTTTGACCAGTAATATAAGAAGCAGCAGGAAGACATAGAAATGCCACAAGCGATGAAACTTCATTTGCCTCTCCAACACGCCCCATTGGTGTCACACTCTCTACCTTTTCTTTTACTTCACCACAGAGAAACTGAAACATTttcacataaattaaaattcattaaaatagtTAT encodes:
- the LOC106438356 gene encoding glutathione S-transferase U5 produces the protein MAEKEEVKLLGIWASPFSRRIEMALKLKGIPYDYVEEILEHKSPLLLALNPIHKKVPVLVHNGKTILESQVILEYIDETWKQNPILPQDPYERSKARFLAKLVDEQIITAGFVSMARADEKGREALAEQTRELIMNLEKELVGKDFFGGKSVGFLDLVAGSMIPFCLERGWEGIGLKVITEEKFPEYSRWVKNLEKVEAVKDCIPPREKHVEHMNYMGERIRSA
- the LOC106438355 gene encoding serine/threonine-protein phosphatase PP1 isozyme 1 encodes the protein MADKQAQEQEQKQKPAMEPAVLDDIIRRLVEFRNTRPGSGKQVHLSEGEIRQLCAVSKEIFLQQPNLLELEAPIKICGDIHGQYSDLLRLFEYGGFPPEANYLFLGDYVDRGKQSLETICLLLAYKIKYPENFFLLRGNHESASINRIYGFYDECKRRFNVRLWKIFTDCFNCLPVAALIDDRILCMHGGISPELTSLDQIRNISRPMDIPESGLVCDLLWSDPSGDVKGWGVNDRGVSYTFGADTVAEFLQKNDMDLICRAHQVVEDGYEFFADRQLVTVFSAPNYCGEFDNAGAMMSIDESLMCSFQILKPSDKRSSPFL